The DNA region GGCGACCTCCGCGAGGTGATCGTGGAGGAGTTCATCCCCTTCGACTCGGAGATCACCCTCCTCACCGTGACCCAGCGCCGCGGCGAGACGCTGTTCTGCCCGCCCATCGGCCACCGGCAGGAGCGCGGCGACTACCAGGAGAGCTGGCAGCCCCACCCGGTCCCGCCGCCGCTCCTCGAGGAGGCGCGGCGGATGGCGGGGGCGGTGACCCGCGCGCTGGGCGGGGCGGGCATCTTCGGCGTGGAGTTCTTCCTGGCGAAGGACCGGATCTGGTTCTCGGAGCTCTCGCCGCGCCCGCACGACACCGGGATGGTGACGCTCGCCGGCACGCAGCCGCTGAACGAGTTCGAGCTGCACCTGCGCGCCGTGCTCGGCCTGCCCATCCCGCCCATCACGCTGGTCCGGCCGGGCGCGAGCGCCGTCATCCTGGCCCGCGGCACCGGCGCGCCGGTGGTGCGCGGGCTGGAGTCGGCGCTCGCCGAGCCCGGGGCCGACGTCCGCATCTTCGGGAAGCCGGCGCTGCGCCCGCACCGCCGCATGGGCGTGGCGCTCGTCTCGGGCGCGCCCGGCGACGACCCGCGCGCGCTGGTGGAGCGGGCCAGGGCGGTCGCCGCCCGCGTGTCGGTCGATCCGTAGCGCGGGCCTGTCGCCGCGGCGACGATCGACCGCCGGCCGGCGCGTCGGCGCGCCCACGCGACGCGTGTCCCCCGCGACACGCCGCGGGGAAAACGCGCGCCGCGGCGGCGCGCGCGGGCGGGCACGCGAGGTGCAGTACCGGGGATCGCCTTCGCAACCCCAACCCCGGAGTCGCACCATGTTCGAACGCGCCGCCTTCCTCGCCATCCCCGCCGCGCTCGCGATGCTCGCGGGCGCCTGCTCCAGCCGGTCCGACGCGGCGGTCCCGCCACCCCCGCCCGCCGCGCACGCCGACGCCCTCCCCGATCCCGCCGCCGTCCCCGCGCCGGCCCCCGTGCCGGAGCAGGCCGGCTTCCACCCCGCCGAGCCCGAGCCGCAGCCGAGCGCCGACGAGATCGCCGCCTTCCAGGCGCCCGTCCCGAAGTAGCCCGTGCGCCGCGCCTCCCCCGCCCGCCGCGGGGGAGGCGCACGCCGCGGGCGCGTTGCGCCCTCACCGGCCCGGGGTTAGCCTCGCGCGCGTCCATGCCCGCCGATCCCGCGCGCCTCGAGGCGCTCCGCCAGGCGATCCTCGCCGAGGCCGCCCGCCTCGCCCCCGCCAGGCTCGAGGCGCTCGCCCGGCCGGCCCCGGTTCCCGCCGCCGGCCTCCGCGCCCTCGCCGCCGCGCTGCTGCCCGAGCGCGAGGCGGTGCGCGGCTGGCTGGAGGCCGCGCTCGCGGCCCCGCGCCCCGGGGCCGGGTTCGCCGGGGATCCGGCCGGCGACCTCGCCGCGCGCCTCGCGGCCGCGCTGCTCGCCCGCAACCAGTTCCTGCCCGTCGGCGCGCGCGAGGAGGGCCGCCTGGCCGGGCTCGTGGCCGCCGCGCTCCGGTCCGGGGCGGCCGCGCTCGCGACGGCGCGCACCGAGGCGGCGCTCGCCGAGGCCCTGGCCGGCGCCGCGGAGGCGTTCCGGACGGACCTGGCCGCGTTCGTCGCCGCGCTCGCCGCCGGCGACGCGGCGCCCGCGCTGCGCGAGGTGGTCTCCGCCGAGTACGGGCCCGAGCTGCAGCTCCGCGTGCTCGGGCTCGATCCCGCGGCGCTCCTCCCGCCGGTGCTCGACCTCGGCTGCGGCCCCGGGGCGCGGCTGGTGGGCTGGCTCGCGGCGCGCGGCGTGGACGCGCGCGGCGTGGACCGCGCCGCGGAGCCCTCGGAGCGCGTCCTGCGCGGCGACTGGCTCACCGTCCCGCTCGCGCCCGGCAGCCTCGGCACGATCGTCTCGCACCTCGGCTTCTCGCTGCACTTCCTCCACCACCACCTGCGCCCGGGCGACGAGGCGCTCCGCTACGCGCGGCGGTACATGGAGCTGCTGCGCGCGCTGCGGCCCGGCGGCACGCTCGCGTACGCGCCGGGCCTGCCGTTCGTGGAGGCGCACCTCCCGCCGGACCGCTGGCGCGTCGAGACGACGCCGGTGCCGGCGCCGGCGCCGCCTCGGGCCGCGCCCGGGGCCGCGGCGCTGCCCTGGTACGCGTGCCGCGTCACGCGGCGCGCGTAGCGCCTACCGGCCGAACAGCCCCTTCAGCTTCTTCTTCGCCTCGTCCTCGAGCTGCTGCTTGCGCTTCTGGGCCTCGTCGCGCGCCTTCTGCTCGGCCGCCGCCTTCTGCTTCCCGAGATCGGCGCCGGCGGCGCCGGCCTTGTCGCCGAGGAGCCGCCCGGCGGCCGAGGTCGCCGCCTGCTTCACGATGGCCTGGACCGCGCCGTCGAGCGACAGCCCGTCGAGGCGCGGGCTCCACGCCGGACCGGACAGGTTGAACGTCACCGGGATGGGCGCGCTCATCTTCGCCCGGCCGCCGGTGATCTTCGCGATCACCTCCGGGCCGAGCTCGAGCGTGGTCGGCATCTGGAGCGTGCCGTCGAGCCGGACGCCGCCGTCGAACGAGAGCGCGTTGTCCCCGGTCTTCACCGTGATGGGCTTGGTGAGCTTCGCCACGCCGTTCGCGATCTGGAACGCGAACCCGAGCTGCTTGCCCAGGCTGGTCGAGCCGCCCTCGGTGACGCGCCCGCCCGCGAACGGGAGCTTCGACGCGATGGGCGCCGCCACCGCCGCGACCAGGTCCTTGCCGAAGAACGCGCCGTCGCGCAGGTCGCCGGTGAGCGAGCCGGTGGCGCTCTGCTTGATGGGGTCGAGCGAGGTGCCCTTGCCGGTGAGCTGCAGCGCGGCGTCGAGCTTGCCGCCGATCACCTTGCGCTTCGAGAAGAGCGCCAGCAGCTGCTCGCCCTCGACGCCCTTCATGGTCACGTCGATCTTGAACGGCTCCTCCGGGTGGGCGAGCTTCACCGCGGTGCCGGCCGCGGACACGCTGCCGCCGAACGCGACCAGCCGCGCCTCCTCCAGCGTCACCGCGTCCTCCACCACCTTCACCTTCAGCACCACGTCGCGCAGGTCCTGCTTCTCCATGCGGAGCAGCCCGAGGCGCACGCTGGCCGTGCCGGAGAGCCCGGCGAACGCCTTCGGGTCGAGCGGCTTCGACGCCGCCGGCTCCTTCGGCTTCTCCGCCCCCTCCGGCGCCGGGACGAGCAGCCGGTCGAGGTCGAGCCGCTGGCCCGACAGCTCCGCGTCGAAGCGGGTGGTGGGCTTCTCCTTCGTGCCGCCCAGGGCGACCCTGGCCTTCCCGGCCAGCGCGTCGCCCAGCAGGTCCAGGTCGAGCCGCGTCAGCTCGACCTGCTGCTCGGCGCCGGCCTTCCGGTAGGTCCCGGCGGCGCGCGCCGACATGGGGTCGCCCGGCTTCTTGGCGATGGAGCCGCCCGGCCGCAGGTCCACGCCGGCGAGGTCGGCGCCGGCGTCGAAGCGGACCACGCCGCCCTGCTGCGCCAGGTCGGCGCGGGCCACCAGCGACATGGGCGCGCCGGCCGCCTTCGCGAGCTGCCGCGGGATGGCGAGGTGCACCGGGCCGAGGTCCACCCGCAGCTCGAGCGACTGCGCGGCCTGCCCGCCGGAGCCCTTCAGCGACAGCCCGATGGGCCCGGCCACCACGTTGTCGCCGAGCTGCTTCCGAAGCGGCGGGTAGTAGGCGGTGAGCGCGGCCAGGTCGAGCCCGCGGGAGACGATCTCCAGGCCCTCGACGCGCGGCGCGTCGCCGCGCAGCCCGGTGGCGGCGCCGTGGCCGGTGAGGGCCACCGGCCCGGCGGTGAGCTCGAGCTTGCCGATGCGCAGGTCGCCCTTCTCCGCGTCCGCGTCCAGGTCGGCGTCGAGCGACGCGTCCAGCTTCTTGCCGCCCTCCTGCCCCGCGAACGCGAGCTGGTCGGCGCGGAAGCCGCCCTTCACCGTGGTGCGCCCGCTGCCGCCCGGCACCGCCGCCCCCAGCGCCACCGCCAGGTCGGCCTGGAAGCGGCCGCCGCGGAAGCCGGCCTCGCCGGGCACGAACGGCGCCAGCGGCCCGAGGTCGATGGGCTGGACCTTCAGCGTGAGCTGCTCGGGCGTGGGCACCAGCGTCGGCGGGAGCGGCGCCGCCTTCACGCGGAGCTCCAGGTTCTGCGCCTTCGCCAGCACGGCCGCCTTCAGCACGACCTCGAGCGGCCGGCCGGCGCGCAGGTCGCGCACCTCGACGTCGAGGTCGTCCACGTACAGCTCCTCGGCGCCCTTCACGCTCCGGTCGAGGAACGCGATGCGCGCGTTCTCCACCGCGGCGCGGTCCACCCGCACGGCGGAGAGATCGGCCGGCTTCGGCTCGCCCTCCGGCGCCTGCGCGGGGGGCTCCTTCGCGGCGGTCTCCTCCAGCCGCTTCGCCACGCGCTCCAGGTTCGTGATGCCGTCCGGGAAGCGGACGACGTTGACCCTCAGTCCGTCCACCACCGCCTCGCGCACCGTCACGCGCTTCCCGCCCGAGAGCAGCGCCCCGAGCAGGTTCACCTCCACCTCGGCGCGCTCCAGCGTGGCGAGCGGCCGGTCCTCTCCCTCCCCGGGCCCGACGGACACGCCGCCGACCCGCACGCCGACGCCGCCGAGCAGCCGGGTCTTCACGCGCTCGACCGTCACCGGACGGCCCAGCCGCTGCGACAATGTGTCCGCCTGCTTGCGGACCTGCCCGAGGAGGATGCGGTCGAGCAGCAGGAGCCCGGCGAGCACCACGGCGACCACGGCGACGGCGACGACGGCCAGGACCTTCGGCCAGCGGCGGGAACGAGCGGGAGGCATGGGCGGAGGCTACGTCGGAGCGGCCGGCTTGTCAGCACGGAGCGTCACGACCGCCGGCGCGGGATGCACCCGGCAAACCATTCCCGCCACGGCGGGGGCGTGGCAGGCTGGGCGATCTTCGCCGACCCCTCGCCCGGAGCGCCGCCTTGCACACCCCGATCGCCCTCCTCGCCGCCCTCTCGGTGGCCGCCGCCCCGGCGAAGCCCGCCGCGCCGCGCGCGGCCACCAGCCGCGCCCAGGTCCCCGATCGCTACAAGTGGAAGCTCGCCGACCTGTTCCCGAACGACGCGGCCTGGGCGAAGGCGCGGGCCGACCTCGCCGGCCGGCTCCCCGGCTTCGACCGTCACCGCGGGCACCTCGCCGACTCGGCCAGGGCGCTCGCCGACGCGCTCTCCGAGATGGGCGCGCTGCAGAACGCGCTCGACCGCGTCTACGTCTACGCCTCGGCCCGCGCCGACGAGGACACGCGCGAGCCCGGGGCGCGCGCCATGCGCGCGGAGGCGGAGCGGCTCGCGGTGGACGTGCAGGCGGCGCTCTCCTGGGTGCGCCCGGCGGTGCTGGAGCTGCCGGCAGACACGGTGAAGCGCTTCCTCGGCGAGGACCCGCGCCTGCGCGAGTGGGCTTTCTTCCTCGACGACACGCTCCGCTGGAAGCCGCACACGCTCCCCGCCGGCGAGGAGCGGATCGTGGCGAAGACCGGCGACCTCGACGGCGCCGGGCGCGACGTGCACTCGGTGCTGCTGAACGCCGACCTGCCCTTCCCCACCGTGAAGCTCTCCACCGGCGCGGTCCGGCTGGACCAGGCGGGCTACGAGCGCGCGCGCACCAGCCCGGCGGCCGCCGACCGCGAGAAGGTGTTCCACGCCTACTTCGGCGCGCTGAAGCAGTACGAGCGGACCATCGGGACGGCGCTGTACGCGCAGGTGAAGGCGCACCTGTTCGAGCGGGACGTGCGCCGGTTCGACTCCTCGCTCGCGGCCGCGCTGTTCCGCGACAACGTCCCCACCGCCGTGTACGAGCGCCTGGTCGCCGACGTGAACGCGAACCTGCCCACCCTGCACCGCTACCTGAAGCTCAGGCAGCGCATGCTGGGCCTGCCGGCGCTCCGCTACGAGGACCTGTACGTGCCGCTCGTGAAGGCGGTGGACCGCCGCTACGACGTGGACCAGGCGGTGGCGCTCACGCTCGACGCGGTGAAGCCGCTCGGCGACGCGTACGTGTCGAAGCTGCGGGCCGGGCTCCAGGGCGGCTGGACCGACTTCCTGCCGGTGACCGGCAAGCGGGCCGGCGCGTACTCCACCGGCGTGTACGGCGTGCACCCGTACCAGCTCCTCAACTTCAACGGGCAGTGGACCGACGTCTCCACGCTGGCGCACGAGGCCGGCCACTCGATGCACACGGTGCTGGCGTTCGAGAAGCAGCCCTACGCCACGTCGAACTACGCCACGTTCGTGGCCGAGGTCGCCTCCACGCTGAACGAGAACCTGCTGTTCCGCCGCGCCATCGGGCAGGCGAAGGACGACGGGGAGCGGCTGGCGCTGCTCGGCAACCGGCTCGAGTCGCTGCGCACCACGCTCTTCCGCCAGACCATGTTCGCGGAGTTCGAGCTCGCCATCCACCAGCTCGCCGAGAAGGGCGAGGCGCTCACCGGCGAGAGGATGAGCGCGCTGTACCTGGGGCTGGTGCGCAAGTACTACGGGCACGACGCCGGCGTCTGCCAGGTGGCCGACCTCTACGGCGCCGAGTGGACGTACATCCAGCACTTCTTCCACTACGACTTCTACGTGTACCAGTACGCCACCAGCCTGGTCGCCTCCACCGCCATCGCCCGGGCCATCCGCGAGGACGAGGCGCAGGGGCGCACCGGCGCGCGCGACCGCTACCTGGCCATGCTCGCCGCGGGGGGCTCGCGCTACCCGGTGGACCTGCTGCGCGAGGCGGGGGTGGACATGACCACGCCCGCGCCGTTCGCGGCCGCCATGGAGGAGATGAACGCCACCATGGACGAGATGGAGCGGATCCTGAAGCGGAGCCCGGGGGCGGCCGGCGTGCGGGCGGCGCCCGCGAAGCCGGCCAAGGGCCGCTAGCGGCCGGGCACCACCGGCGACACCGCCGGGGGCGGCGCCTCCGGCGCGTGGGGCGCGAACGGCCACACCTGGGCGCGGCGGGCGAGCCCGAGGCCCGCGAGCACGGCCGCGAGGACGAGCCAGGCGAGCCGGCGGCGCGCCCGCGCCCGGCGGTCCTCGTACGGATCGTCGAGCGTGCGGCGCGCGCCCGGCGGCAGCGCCGCCGCCTGCGTCAGGGCCGCGCCCAGCGGCACGTTCACCTTCACCCGGCCGTTCACGGCCCAGCCGTTCGCGTCCAGCACCGGGCCGATGTTCCGCTGGCGGAGCTTCAGCCAGGCGATGAGCATGGACGGGCCGGAGATGACGAGCAGCACCCCGAGCACCGCGACCAGCTTCGCCCACCACGGCTCCAGGCCGACGAAGCCCGACACCAGCCCGCCGAGGAGCGTGCCGATGGCGCCGGCGCCCACGCCCAGGGCGGCGATGATGCCGACCATCTTGCCCACGTCCACGGCCGCCGGGACGGGCGGCTTCCCGCCGGTCGCCGCGCCCACCCCGGCCTCGGCGCCGGAGGCGAGGCGCGCCTCCGAGGCCTTCTCCTTGGCGGCGGCGAAGCGCGCCACCTGGTCCTCGATCATCCGCAGGAACTTCTTGTACGGCGAGAAGAACGCCTGGCGGATGGAGATGGGGTTGTCCACGATCTTCACGATGGTGGCGTCCCAGTCCCGCCCCTGCCGGTCGTAGAACAGGCCGTTCCGCCCCACCATCAGGTAGTCCGAGTCACCCTGCGTGAAGCAGGCCGCGATCTTCATGGCCTCGCCGCCCGGGCGGCGGCACTCGCAGTAGGCGAGGTACATGCGCGAGTGGGCCGCCAGCACGGCGTGCGCGCCCGGGTCGTCCACCCGCACGCACAGGTCGCAGCTCCGGCCGTCGAGGTACAGCGTGCCGGCCTGGAACACCGCCGGCCGGCGCGGGTCGTAGAAGTCGGCGAAGGAGACGAAGTTGCGGAGCAGCAGCGCCAGGTCGCGGTGGTAGTGGACCATGCGCACCACGTCGCCGATGGCGGCCTCCTCCGCCTCGAGCGCGAGGTCGCGCGCCACCAGCGCCTCGATCGGCGCCTTGCCCATGGCGAGCAGCGCCCGCACCCGCGGCACCCCGAGCCGCTCCACCGCCTGCGCGGGCTTGGCCCCGAGCCACGCCTGGTACGGCAGGAACCGCGCCGAGAGCAGCTCCCACTCCTCGGCGGCGAGCGAGCCCCGGTCCGCCCCGAGCACCGGCGCGACCACCTTCTCGCGGAGCGCGGCGAGCGCCGCGGCCCAGGCCGGGTTCACCGGCCCGCCCAGCGCGAGCGGGCGGCCCGGCTCCACGCGCGCCAGCGGGAACGCGGCCACCTCCTCGCGCGACCGGGCCAGGTCGCGGGCGGCGAGCGCCACCAGCTCCGGCTCGGACCGGTTCATGGCCACCGCGGCGCGCGGGTCGAGCGCGGCCAGCCGGCAGCGGACGAAGTGGTCGTCCACCTTGTCCTTCACCGCGTGGAACGCCTCCCACGCCGCCGCGGTCGCCTCGCCCAGGAACGCGACGTCCGCCGCCTCGCCGGCCCTCGCCCAGGCGTCGAGCTTCGCCAGGTCCTCGAAGAACGCGTCGAGCCGCTTGCGGTCGATCCCGGGCTTGCCGCTGCGGTCGCGCTCGCCGCCGGCGCAGGCGATCGCGTCGGCGATGGCCTGGCGCACCTCCGGATCGTCGGCGGTCTCGGGCGGCACCACCCCGTCGCCGTTGAAGCGGGTGCTCTCGTACAGCTTGGTGAGGTCGGCCACGTCGGCCGGCAGCACCGCGGAGGCCTCGGGCTTCCCGA from Anaeromyxobacter dehalogenans 2CP-C includes:
- the pepF gene encoding oligoendopeptidase F, which encodes MHTPIALLAALSVAAAPAKPAAPRAATSRAQVPDRYKWKLADLFPNDAAWAKARADLAGRLPGFDRHRGHLADSARALADALSEMGALQNALDRVYVYASARADEDTREPGARAMRAEAERLAVDVQAALSWVRPAVLELPADTVKRFLGEDPRLREWAFFLDDTLRWKPHTLPAGEERIVAKTGDLDGAGRDVHSVLLNADLPFPTVKLSTGAVRLDQAGYERARTSPAAADREKVFHAYFGALKQYERTIGTALYAQVKAHLFERDVRRFDSSLAAALFRDNVPTAVYERLVADVNANLPTLHRYLKLRQRMLGLPALRYEDLYVPLVKAVDRRYDVDQAVALTLDAVKPLGDAYVSKLRAGLQGGWTDFLPVTGKRAGAYSTGVYGVHPYQLLNFNGQWTDVSTLAHEAGHSMHTVLAFEKQPYATSNYATFVAEVASTLNENLLFRRAIGQAKDDGERLALLGNRLESLRTTLFRQTMFAEFELAIHQLAEKGEALTGERMSALYLGLVRKYYGHDAGVCQVADLYGAEWTYIQHFFHYDFYVYQYATSLVASTAIARAIREDEAQGRTGARDRYLAMLAAGGSRYPVDLLREAGVDMTTPAPFAAAMEEMNATMDEMERILKRSPGAAGVRAAPAKPAKGR
- a CDS encoding class I SAM-dependent methyltransferase; this translates as MPADPARLEALRQAILAEAARLAPARLEALARPAPVPAAGLRALAAALLPEREAVRGWLEAALAAPRPGAGFAGDPAGDLAARLAAALLARNQFLPVGAREEGRLAGLVAAALRSGAAALATARTEAALAEALAGAAEAFRTDLAAFVAALAAGDAAPALREVVSAEYGPELQLRVLGLDPAALLPPVLDLGCGPGARLVGWLAARGVDARGVDRAAEPSERVLRGDWLTVPLAPGSLGTIVSHLGFSLHFLHHHLRPGDEALRYARRYMELLRALRPGGTLAYAPGLPFVEAHLPPDRWRVETTPVPAPAPPRAAPGAAALPWYACRVTRRA
- a CDS encoding AsmA family protein translates to MPPARSRRWPKVLAVVAVAVVAVVLAGLLLLDRILLGQVRKQADTLSQRLGRPVTVERVKTRLLGGVGVRVGGVSVGPGEGEDRPLATLERAEVEVNLLGALLSGGKRVTVREAVVDGLRVNVVRFPDGITNLERVAKRLEETAAKEPPAQAPEGEPKPADLSAVRVDRAAVENARIAFLDRSVKGAEELYVDDLDVEVRDLRAGRPLEVVLKAAVLAKAQNLELRVKAAPLPPTLVPTPEQLTLKVQPIDLGPLAPFVPGEAGFRGGRFQADLAVALGAAVPGGSGRTTVKGGFRADQLAFAGQEGGKKLDASLDADLDADAEKGDLRIGKLELTAGPVALTGHGAATGLRGDAPRVEGLEIVSRGLDLAALTAYYPPLRKQLGDNVVAGPIGLSLKGSGGQAAQSLELRVDLGPVHLAIPRQLAKAAGAPMSLVARADLAQQGGVVRFDAGADLAGVDLRPGGSIAKKPGDPMSARAAGTYRKAGAEQQVELTRLDLDLLGDALAGKARVALGGTKEKPTTRFDAELSGQRLDLDRLLVPAPEGAEKPKEPAASKPLDPKAFAGLSGTASVRLGLLRMEKQDLRDVVLKVKVVEDAVTLEEARLVAFGGSVSAAGTAVKLAHPEEPFKIDVTMKGVEGEQLLALFSKRKVIGGKLDAALQLTGKGTSLDPIKQSATGSLTGDLRDGAFFGKDLVAAVAAPIASKLPFAGGRVTEGGSTSLGKQLGFAFQIANGVAKLTKPITVKTGDNALSFDGGVRLDGTLQMPTTLELGPEVIAKITGGRAKMSAPIPVTFNLSGPAWSPRLDGLSLDGAVQAIVKQAATSAAGRLLGDKAGAAGADLGKQKAAAEQKARDEAQKRKQQLEDEAKKKLKGLFGR
- the purT gene encoding formate-dependent phosphoribosylglycinamide formyltransferase yields the protein MRKKILLLGSGELGKEFTIAAQRLGQEIIAVDAYDGAPAQQVAHAREVVSMLDGAALDALVAKHRPDVIVPEIEAIRTERLQAYEAQGVQVVPSARAAAFTMNRRAIRDLAARELGLATARYAYASTPEAFRAAVHEIGLPCVVKPLMSSSGKGQSVVRAEGDLEAAWAYAMSGTRGDLREVIVEEFIPFDSEITLLTVTQRRGETLFCPPIGHRQERGDYQESWQPHPVPPPLLEEARRMAGAVTRALGGAGIFGVEFFLAKDRIWFSELSPRPHDTGMVTLAGTQPLNEFELHLRAVLGLPIPPITLVRPGASAVILARGTGAPVVRGLESALAEPGADVRIFGKPALRPHRRMGVALVSGAPGDDPRALVERARAVAARVSVDP